From the genome of Candidatus Nanopelagicales bacterium, one region includes:
- a CDS encoding aspartate kinase has protein sequence MGLVVQKYGGSSVADAASIKRVARRIVDTKKSGHDVVVVVSAMGDSTDELMDLAEQVSPLPPARELDMLLTAGERISMALLAMAISDLGAEARSYTGSQAGLITDSAHGAARIIDVTPGRITTAIGEGAIPIVAGFQGVAQDTKDVTTLGRGGSDTTAVALAAALGAECCEIYTDVDGVFSADPRSVPAARRLSYVTYEEMLELAAVGAKVLHLRCVEYARRYDLPIHVRSSFSDREGTWVLSEDGIAAALAQTEGDDMEQPIISGVAADLNDAKITVSAVPDKPGEAAKIFRALADAGINVDMIVQNVSAAATGRTDVTFTCPKGSASAALSALDRSRDTIGFDSLLFDDQIAKVSLVGAGMRSHPGVSATFFAALADAGVNVEMISTSEIRISVVTRTVDAQTAVRAIHSAFGLDADGEAVVYAGTGR, from the coding sequence GTGGGACTGGTGGTGCAGAAGTACGGCGGCTCTTCCGTCGCCGACGCCGCCAGCATCAAGCGGGTCGCGCGGCGCATCGTCGACACCAAGAAGTCCGGTCACGACGTCGTCGTCGTGGTGTCCGCCATGGGCGACTCCACCGACGAGCTGATGGACCTCGCCGAGCAGGTGTCGCCGCTGCCCCCCGCCCGCGAGCTGGACATGCTGCTGACCGCGGGCGAGCGCATCTCGATGGCGCTGCTGGCGATGGCGATCTCCGACCTCGGCGCCGAGGCCCGCTCCTACACGGGGTCGCAGGCCGGCCTGATCACCGACTCCGCCCACGGCGCGGCCCGCATCATCGACGTGACGCCGGGTCGGATCACCACGGCGATCGGTGAGGGCGCGATCCCGATCGTGGCGGGGTTCCAGGGCGTCGCGCAGGACACCAAGGACGTCACCACGCTCGGCCGGGGCGGGTCGGACACCACCGCCGTCGCGCTGGCCGCGGCCCTCGGGGCCGAGTGCTGCGAGATCTACACCGACGTCGACGGCGTCTTCAGCGCCGACCCGCGCAGCGTCCCCGCTGCCCGCCGGCTCTCCTATGTCACGTACGAGGAGATGCTCGAGCTGGCCGCTGTCGGCGCCAAGGTGCTGCACCTGCGCTGCGTGGAGTACGCCCGCCGCTACGACCTGCCCATCCACGTCCGCTCGTCGTTCTCCGACCGAGAGGGCACGTGGGTCCTGTCCGAGGACGGCATCGCCGCCGCCCTGGCCCAGACCGAAGGTGACGACATGGAGCAGCCCATCATCAGCGGCGTCGCCGCCGACCTCAACGACGCCAAGATCACGGTGTCCGCGGTGCCGGACAAGCCCGGTGAGGCCGCCAAGATCTTCCGCGCGCTGGCCGACGCCGGGATCAACGTCGACATGATCGTGCAGAACGTGTCCGCCGCCGCGACCGGCCGCACCGACGTGACGTTCACCTGCCCCAAGGGCTCCGCGTCGGCCGCGCTGTCCGCGCTGGACCGGTCCCGCGACACCATCGGCTTCGACAGCCTGCTCTTCGACGACCAGATCGCGAAGGTGTCGCTGGTGGGCGCGGGGATGCGCTCGCACCCCGGCGTCTCGGCGACGTTCTTCGCCGCGCTGGCGGACGCCGGCGTCAACGTCGAGATGATCTCCACCTCGGAGATCCGTATCTCGGTGGTCACCCGGACCGTCGACGCCCAGACTGCGGTGCGCGCGATCCACTCCGCGTTCGGCCTCGATGCCGACGGCGAGGCGGTCGTGTACGCAGGAACCGGCCGCTAG
- a CDS encoding type II toxin-antitoxin system VapB family antitoxin yields the protein MIFKGVGDRRPYPPHGLTLSEWAAVPPRQVKLTDLITTKRTLDLDALLADDSTFYGDLFAHVVLWEGNLYLEDGLHRAVRAALQQRPLLHARILDLDARLAQGATA from the coding sequence GTGATCTTCAAGGGCGTGGGCGACCGGCGGCCGTACCCGCCGCACGGCCTCACGCTGTCGGAGTGGGCCGCGGTGCCGCCGCGGCAGGTCAAGCTGACCGACCTGATCACCACCAAGCGGACGCTGGACCTCGACGCGCTGCTGGCCGACGACTCCACGTTCTACGGCGACCTGTTCGCCCACGTCGTGCTGTGGGAGGGCAACCTCTACCTCGAAGACGGCCTGCACCGCGCGGTCCGCGCCGCCCTGCAGCAGCGCCCGCTGCTGCACGCGCGCATCCTCGACCTCGACGCCCGGCTGGCCCAGGGGGCGACGGCATGA
- a CDS encoding LytR C-terminal domain-containing protein, with translation MSSYGGPGYSGTGRKRSKVGPIILVILAMLVLFTAGFGLSFILFRDSSSTDEATDASSGPSALPCTTVTVIPGTGLPKPGQVTTNVYNSTDISGLAGRTSEELKARGFVIGKVANDPLSKTITGTAEIRYGAKGQDGATLMRYYIPKAVLVQDDRTDATIDTVLGEAFQKVRTSEQVQKALTKPVPSPSGPGCPSPGGAPASTAPAASTGTTPAPSPSPSAS, from the coding sequence ATGAGCTCGTACGGGGGACCCGGCTACAGCGGTACCGGGCGGAAGCGCTCGAAGGTCGGCCCGATCATCCTGGTGATCCTCGCCATGCTGGTGCTGTTCACCGCGGGGTTCGGGCTGTCCTTCATCCTGTTCCGCGACTCGTCCTCCACCGACGAGGCGACCGACGCGTCCTCGGGGCCGTCCGCGCTGCCGTGCACCACCGTGACGGTGATCCCCGGCACGGGGCTGCCCAAGCCCGGTCAGGTCACGACCAACGTCTACAACTCCACCGACATCAGCGGCCTGGCCGGCCGCACGTCGGAGGAGCTGAAGGCCCGCGGCTTCGTGATCGGCAAGGTCGCCAACGACCCGCTGTCGAAGACCATCACCGGCACCGCGGAGATCCGCTACGGGGCGAAGGGCCAGGACGGCGCCACGCTGATGCGCTACTACATCCCCAAGGCCGTCCTGGTGCAGGACGACCGGACCGACGCCACCATCGACACGGTGCTCGGCGAGGCGTTCCAGAAGGTCCGGACCAGCGAGCAGGTGCAGAAGGCGCTGACCAAGCCGGTCCCGTCCCCGTCCGGACCGGGCTGCCCGTCCCCCGGGGGTGCGCCCGCCTCGACCGCGCCGGCGGCCTCGACGGGGACCACGCCGGCCCCGTCGCCCTCCCCGTCGGCCTCCTGA
- a CDS encoding DUF4190 domain-containing protein — MGTAALVMGILQFFCLGPIGSVLAIIFGVIGIRKAKDGTATNGGTAKAGMWLGIAGLILSLIALVVLIVSGAWIFKAASESLDPANNTRTGLADGRYVMDPNVWLHVNNDCSFTGVPYSAETNEPGPSSVTVVGSGPQQCGPGGSSNNRVVTFTVTNGTATIESVEVG, encoded by the coding sequence ATGGGTACCGCGGCGCTGGTCATGGGCATCCTGCAGTTCTTCTGCCTGGGCCCGATCGGCTCGGTGCTGGCGATCATCTTCGGGGTCATCGGGATCCGAAAGGCCAAGGACGGCACCGCGACCAACGGCGGCACGGCCAAGGCCGGCATGTGGCTCGGCATCGCCGGCCTGATCCTCAGCCTCATCGCCCTGGTCGTCCTCATCGTGTCCGGTGCCTGGATCTTCAAGGCGGCCTCGGAGAGCCTGGACCCGGCGAACAACACCCGGACCGGCCTGGCGGACGGCCGCTACGTGATGGACCCCAACGTCTGGCTGCACGTCAACAACGACTGCTCGTTCACCGGGGTCCCGTACTCCGCGGAGACCAACGAGCCCGGCCCGAGCAGCGTCACCGTGGTGGGGAGCGGGCCGCAGCAGTGCGGGCCCGGGGGAAGCTCCAACAACCGCGTCGTCACGTTCACCGTGACCAACGGGACCGCCACCATCGAGAGCGTCGAGGTGGGCTGA
- a CDS encoding sulfotransferase codes for MKKYVRSAAVAIPPVGRLVEQRDRLAQKLEAERETNRRLKSQVEALSAAAGRVGDAPDPASYRYLFVVTYGRSGSTLLQGILNSIPGYTIRGENGAAIYHLYKFHQTMAQKAKEFAASNKQPVDPTHPWYGMHEYEEYLSIHEQRNLILDTVLRPEEDTRVVGFKEVRWYWKDTPKYVEYLRKVFPYSKFLFNTRSHDKVANSKWWAERPEARAELERIENLQLGILADLRHHGYHVHYDDWVADPSVLQGMYDWLGEPFDLETVKAVMAQRHSY; via the coding sequence ATGAAGAAGTACGTGCGCAGTGCCGCCGTCGCGATCCCGCCGGTCGGCCGACTGGTCGAGCAGCGCGACCGTCTGGCGCAGAAGCTGGAGGCGGAGCGGGAGACCAACCGTCGGCTGAAGTCGCAGGTCGAGGCGCTGTCCGCCGCGGCGGGCCGGGTCGGCGACGCGCCGGACCCGGCGTCGTACCGCTACCTGTTCGTCGTCACCTACGGCCGATCCGGCTCGACCCTGCTGCAGGGCATCCTCAACTCGATCCCGGGCTACACCATCCGCGGCGAGAACGGCGCGGCCATCTACCACCTGTACAAGTTCCACCAGACGATGGCGCAGAAGGCCAAGGAGTTCGCGGCGAGCAACAAGCAGCCGGTGGACCCCACGCACCCCTGGTACGGGATGCACGAGTACGAGGAGTACCTGTCCATCCACGAGCAGCGCAACCTGATCCTCGACACGGTCCTGCGACCCGAGGAGGACACCCGGGTCGTGGGGTTCAAGGAGGTGCGCTGGTACTGGAAGGACACCCCCAAGTACGTCGAGTACCTGCGCAAGGTGTTCCCCTACAGCAAGTTCCTGTTCAACACGCGCTCGCACGACAAGGTCGCCAACAGCAAGTGGTGGGCCGAGCGCCCGGAGGCCCGGGCCGAGCTCGAGCGGATCGAGAACCTGCAGCTCGGCATCCTCGCCGACCTGCGGCACCACGGCTACCACGTGCACTACGACGACTGGGTCGCCGATCCCTCGGTGCTGCAGGGCATGTACGACTGGCTCGGCGAGCCGTTCGACCTGGAGACCGTCAAGGCCGTGATGGCCCAGCGCCACTCGTACTGA
- a CDS encoding DUF5063 domain-containing protein produces the protein MSERATSDRPHDDAAPDPLAAVVAADLAAALRETETDPLVHEPVPTAPDADLVVLADELVLAFGEFVAAVEALASAQRPDEAVSLLLLEVSAVLGAGARLGAITDVVPDGSWEPDAGIEPDVDALRDALHQLLEPVDTYAEVFDPYAGHEVVHAQISDDLVTTVADLLHGIAHHTAGRPVEALWWWQYSYVSSWGPAASATLRALQSLVAHVRLGSPIVEHHDVEDLAELEEESLERLLLQSVREE, from the coding sequence ATGTCTGAGCGCGCCACGTCTGACCGCCCGCACGACGACGCGGCACCGGACCCGCTGGCCGCGGTGGTCGCGGCCGACCTGGCGGCCGCGCTGCGGGAGACCGAGACCGACCCGCTGGTGCACGAGCCGGTGCCGACCGCGCCCGACGCGGACCTGGTGGTGCTGGCCGACGAGCTGGTGCTGGCGTTCGGGGAGTTCGTGGCCGCGGTCGAGGCGCTGGCCTCGGCGCAGCGCCCCGACGAGGCGGTGTCCCTGCTGCTGCTGGAGGTGTCGGCCGTTCTGGGCGCCGGTGCGCGGCTGGGCGCGATCACCGACGTCGTGCCCGACGGCAGCTGGGAGCCCGACGCCGGCATCGAGCCCGACGTCGACGCCCTGCGCGACGCGCTGCACCAGCTGCTGGAGCCGGTGGACACCTACGCCGAGGTGTTCGACCCGTACGCCGGCCACGAGGTCGTGCACGCCCAGATCTCCGACGACCTGGTGACCACGGTCGCCGACCTGCTGCACGGGATCGCCCACCACACCGCCGGCCGCCCGGTCGAGGCGCTGTGGTGGTGGCAGTACTCGTACGTGTCGAGCTGGGGGCCGGCCGCCAGCGCCACGCTGCGGGCACTGCAGTCGCTGGTCGCGCACGTACGCCTGGGCAGCCCGATCGTGGAGCACCACGACGTGGAGGATCTCGCGGAGCTGGAGGAGGAGTCGCTGGAGCGCCTGCTGCTCCAGTCCGTGCGGGAGGAATGA
- the recR gene encoding recombination mediator RecR translates to MYEGVVQDLIDELGRLPGIGPKGAQRIAFHLLQADPADVRRLAQALLEVKDKVRFCATCGNVAEDVECRICRDPRRDPAVLCVVEEPKDVVAIERTREFRGRYHVLGGAISPIEGIGPDDLRIRELMTRLADGTVTEIILATDPNLEGEATATYLARMLGPLGLTVTRLASGLPVGGDLEYADEVTLGRAFEGRRRLDV, encoded by the coding sequence ATGTACGAGGGCGTGGTCCAGGACCTCATCGACGAGCTCGGCCGGCTGCCGGGCATCGGGCCGAAGGGCGCGCAGCGGATCGCGTTCCACCTGCTGCAGGCCGACCCGGCGGACGTGCGTCGGCTGGCCCAGGCCTTGCTGGAGGTCAAGGACAAGGTCCGGTTCTGCGCGACCTGCGGCAACGTGGCCGAGGACGTCGAGTGCCGGATCTGCCGTGACCCGCGACGCGACCCGGCCGTGCTGTGCGTGGTGGAGGAGCCCAAGGACGTCGTCGCGATCGAGCGCACCCGGGAGTTCCGCGGCCGCTACCACGTGCTCGGCGGGGCGATCAGCCCGATCGAGGGCATCGGCCCGGACGACCTGCGCATCCGCGAGCTGATGACCCGGCTCGCCGACGGGACCGTGACCGAGATCATCCTGGCGACCGACCCCAACCTCGAGGGGGAGGCCACCGCCACCTACCTGGCCCGCATGCTCGGTCCGCTCGGCCTGACGGTGACGCGCCTGGCGTCCGGACTGCCGGTGGGCGGAGACTTGGAGTACGCCGACGAGGTGACCCTCGGCCGGGCATTCGAAGGGAGGCGACGCCTCGATGTCTGA
- a CDS encoding aspartate-semialdehyde dehydrogenase → MNRTPTVAVVGATGQVGAVMRRLLDERDFPVGDIRFFASARSAGTTLPWRGRDVVVEDAATADPSGIDIALFSAGGATSKALAPRFAEAGAVVIDNSSAWRMDPDVPLIVSEVNPAAIEEMRKSIIANPNCTTMAAMPVLRPLHEAAGLRRLVVSTYQAVSGSGLAGVEELDSQVRSAVGQDTAALVHDGDAVVMPAPKKYVAPIAFNVVALAGSIVDDGSQETDEEQKLRNESRKILGIPDLLVSGTCVRVPVFTGHSLSINAEFDRPLPVARAAELLAHAPGVELADVPTPLHAAGRDPSYVGRLRQDAGVADDRGLVLFVSNDNLRKGAALNAVQIAELVAARG, encoded by the coding sequence ATGAACCGCACGCCCACCGTCGCCGTCGTCGGCGCCACCGGCCAGGTCGGCGCTGTCATGCGCCGCCTGCTCGACGAGCGCGACTTCCCCGTCGGCGACATCCGCTTCTTCGCCTCGGCCCGGTCCGCCGGCACCACGCTGCCGTGGCGCGGGCGCGACGTCGTGGTGGAGGACGCGGCGACCGCGGACCCGAGCGGGATCGACATCGCGCTGTTCTCCGCCGGCGGGGCCACGTCCAAGGCGCTCGCACCGCGTTTCGCCGAGGCGGGCGCGGTCGTGATCGACAACTCCTCCGCCTGGCGGATGGACCCCGATGTGCCGCTGATCGTCAGCGAGGTCAACCCCGCGGCGATCGAGGAGATGCGCAAGAGCATCATCGCCAACCCCAACTGCACGACCATGGCGGCGATGCCGGTGCTGCGCCCGCTGCACGAGGCCGCCGGGCTTCGCCGGCTGGTCGTCAGCACCTACCAGGCGGTCTCCGGCAGCGGCCTGGCCGGTGTCGAGGAGCTGGACTCCCAGGTCCGCTCCGCGGTAGGTCAGGACACCGCCGCACTGGTCCACGACGGCGACGCCGTGGTGATGCCGGCGCCGAAGAAGTACGTCGCCCCCATCGCGTTCAACGTGGTCGCACTCGCGGGCAGCATCGTGGACGACGGGTCGCAGGAGACCGACGAGGAGCAGAAGCTCCGCAACGAGAGCCGCAAGATCCTGGGCATCCCCGACCTGCTCGTGTCCGGGACCTGCGTGCGGGTCCCGGTGTTCACCGGCCACTCGCTGTCCATCAACGCCGAGTTCGACCGGCCGCTGCCGGTGGCGCGGGCCGCTGAGCTGCTGGCACATGCTCCCGGCGTCGAGCTGGCCGACGTGCCCACCCCGCTGCACGCGGCCGGGCGCGACCCGTCGTACGTCGGCCGGCTGCGCCAGGACGCCGGCGTCGCCGACGACCGCGGGCTGGTGCTGTTCGTCAGCAACGACAACCTGCGCAAGGGCGCGGCCCTCAACGCCGTCCAGATCGCCGAGCTGGTCGCCGCCCGCGGCTGA
- a CDS encoding Dyp-type peroxidase, with product MTDSPAPSDRRVSRRMLLTGIAAGLGGAAVGVAGATAVAAAGGSEPTPQPTAPDPLGAGAVGSAVEPFHGPHQAGVATPAQAHAVFLALDLRPGTDKDGLRRLMRLLSDDAERLTQGHGALGDNEPELALDPARLTITFGLGPAVFDLAGLQDQRPPGFAPLPSFGIDRLQPRWSGGDVLVQVGSDDPTTLAHAVRMLGKDARAFTVPRWRQHGFLRAAGATAAGTTPRNLMGQVDGTVNPRPGTEEFDQLVWAHSGPEWFLGGSTVVVRRIRMDLETWDAFDRSGREQAIGRRLDNGAPLTGTKEADVADLDAVDERGLSVILPSAHIRRARGEASGPPFLRRGYNYDEGTDAEGASDAGLIFASYQADIERQFLPVQRRLAELDLLNTWTTPIGSAVFALPPGASPGGYVGDGLLG from the coding sequence GTGACCGACAGCCCCGCACCGTCGGACCGCCGGGTCTCCCGCCGCATGCTGCTCACCGGCATCGCGGCGGGGCTCGGCGGCGCCGCGGTCGGCGTCGCCGGCGCGACCGCGGTTGCTGCGGCGGGCGGCTCCGAGCCGACCCCCCAGCCGACCGCACCCGACCCGCTCGGTGCGGGCGCGGTCGGCTCGGCCGTGGAGCCGTTCCACGGGCCGCACCAGGCCGGCGTCGCCACCCCGGCGCAGGCGCACGCGGTGTTCCTCGCCCTCGACCTGCGTCCCGGCACCGACAAGGACGGGCTGCGCCGGCTGATGCGCCTGCTGTCCGACGATGCCGAGCGGCTCACCCAGGGGCATGGCGCACTCGGCGACAACGAGCCGGAGCTCGCGCTCGACCCGGCCCGGCTCACGATCACGTTCGGTCTGGGGCCGGCGGTGTTCGATCTGGCCGGGCTGCAGGACCAGCGGCCGCCGGGGTTCGCCCCCCTGCCGTCCTTCGGGATCGACCGGCTGCAGCCGCGCTGGTCCGGCGGTGACGTCCTCGTGCAGGTGGGGTCCGACGACCCCACCACGCTCGCGCACGCGGTGCGGATGCTCGGCAAGGACGCGCGCGCCTTCACCGTGCCGAGGTGGCGGCAGCACGGGTTCCTCCGCGCTGCGGGAGCGACCGCGGCCGGCACCACGCCACGCAACCTCATGGGCCAGGTCGACGGGACCGTCAACCCGAGGCCCGGGACCGAGGAGTTCGACCAGCTGGTGTGGGCGCACAGCGGTCCGGAGTGGTTCCTGGGCGGGAGCACCGTGGTGGTCCGCCGGATCCGGATGGACCTCGAGACCTGGGACGCGTTCGACCGGTCCGGCCGCGAGCAGGCCATCGGCCGACGCCTCGACAACGGCGCCCCGCTGACGGGCACGAAGGAGGCAGACGTCGCGGACCTCGACGCGGTCGACGAGCGGGGACTGTCGGTGATCCTGCCGTCCGCCCACATCCGCCGTGCCCGTGGCGAGGCGAGCGGTCCGCCGTTCCTCCGGCGTGGCTACAACTACGACGAAGGGACCGACGCCGAGGGTGCCAGCGACGCCGGGTTGATCTTCGCGTCGTACCAGGCCGACATCGAGCGGCAGTTCCTCCCGGTGCAGCGCCGGCTGGCCGAGCTGGACCTGCTGAACACCTGGACCACCCCGATCGGGTCGGCGGTGTTCGCGCTGCCGCCCGGGGCCTCGCCCGGCGGGTACGTGGGCGACGGACTACTGGGCTGA
- a CDS encoding DNA polymerase III subunit gamma and tau yields MSLALYRVYRPGRLDDVVGQEHVVEPLRRALAHDRVHHAYLFSGPRGCGKTSTARILARSLNCEQGPTPEPCGECRSCLDLAPNGPGSIDVIELDAATHRGIDDARELREKAVYAPAASRYKVYIIDEAHQLTNEAANALLKLVEEPPPHLRFVFATTEPEKIIGTIRSRTHHYAFRLVPGRVLQQHLASVCEAEGVPADPTALALIARAGGGSVRDALSILGQLAAGAGPEGITYAEAVGQLGVTDAALLDDVVDALAAGDGAGLFAVVDRVVASGHDPRRFVTDLLERLRDLVVLTAVPGAAESGLLDVPDDQLATMADQATRFGLAELSRAADLVSQGLSELRGATAPRLQLELLCARLLLPAADDASRGLAARLDRLERRFGAHGVEERAEGGGSPAEPSPASVRSASPRGSGASGPSPSTGQSTGQSPDQSPDQATDQAPPARPSAAPAADRAASPTGPGSPPPARPSASAPPPPPPLSRVAPSTAPASTPAPPAAAGHADDSAGSAAPSVPAEQETAARPSASAGQGALGAHGAPGAPGAPAEASAAGPDLGAVRVAWPQVLEALKSRKRVAWMVFGQSRPLSLSEGVLAVGVPAAGTVAGARRSGHDELLRLALQDVLGLDAAVDVVLDPDAESAAAAPSPGAAGGPARGSEGGDGDAPTRSRAAEVRAAARAAAADPDPDAEPDVPRLDDDDLDAEGLTGEDLVMRELGATRIGEIENG; encoded by the coding sequence GTGTCCCTGGCCCTGTACCGCGTCTACCGCCCCGGTCGGCTGGACGACGTGGTCGGCCAGGAGCACGTCGTGGAGCCGCTGCGCCGGGCGCTGGCGCACGACCGGGTGCACCACGCCTACCTGTTCTCCGGTCCGCGCGGCTGCGGCAAGACCTCGACGGCGCGCATCCTGGCCCGGTCGCTGAACTGCGAGCAGGGGCCCACGCCGGAGCCGTGCGGGGAGTGCCGCTCCTGCCTCGACCTCGCGCCCAACGGCCCCGGGTCCATCGACGTCATCGAACTGGACGCCGCGACCCACCGCGGCATCGACGACGCCCGCGAGCTGCGTGAGAAGGCGGTGTACGCCCCGGCCGCGTCCCGCTACAAGGTCTACATCATCGACGAGGCGCACCAGCTCACCAACGAGGCCGCCAACGCGCTGCTGAAGCTGGTGGAGGAGCCGCCGCCGCACCTGCGGTTCGTGTTCGCGACCACCGAGCCCGAGAAGATCATCGGGACGATCCGGTCCCGTACGCACCACTACGCCTTCCGGCTGGTGCCCGGCCGGGTGCTGCAGCAGCACCTGGCGTCGGTGTGCGAGGCCGAGGGCGTCCCCGCCGACCCGACCGCGCTGGCGCTGATCGCTCGCGCGGGCGGCGGCAGCGTCCGGGACGCGCTGTCGATCCTGGGACAGCTCGCCGCGGGCGCCGGCCCCGAGGGCATCACGTACGCCGAGGCCGTCGGCCAGCTCGGCGTCACCGACGCGGCGCTGCTCGACGACGTGGTCGACGCCCTCGCCGCGGGCGACGGCGCCGGGCTGTTCGCCGTGGTCGACCGGGTCGTGGCCTCCGGGCACGACCCGCGCCGGTTCGTCACCGACCTGCTGGAGCGGCTGCGCGACCTGGTCGTACTGACCGCGGTGCCCGGGGCGGCCGAGTCCGGCCTGCTCGACGTCCCCGACGACCAGCTGGCCACCATGGCCGACCAGGCGACGCGCTTCGGGCTGGCCGAGCTGTCCCGGGCGGCGGACCTGGTCAGCCAGGGGCTGTCGGAGCTGCGTGGCGCCACCGCGCCGCGGTTGCAGCTGGAGCTGCTCTGCGCCCGGCTGCTGCTGCCGGCCGCCGACGACGCGTCGCGCGGGCTGGCCGCCCGGCTGGACCGGCTCGAGCGCCGCTTCGGGGCCCACGGCGTCGAGGAGCGGGCCGAGGGCGGGGGGAGCCCCGCCGAGCCGTCTCCGGCCTCCGTGCGCAGCGCCTCGCCCCGCGGGTCCGGTGCGTCGGGCCCGTCCCCGTCGACCGGCCAGTCGACCGGCCAGTCGCCCGACCAGTCGCCCGACCAGGCGACCGACCAGGCGCCGCCCGCGCGCCCGTCGGCCGCCCCCGCCGCGGACCGGGCGGCGTCACCGACCGGCCCCGGTTCGCCCCCGCCGGCCCGACCCTCCGCCTCGGCCCCTCCGCCGCCGCCCCCGCTGTCCCGGGTGGCGCCGTCCACGGCACCCGCGTCGACACCGGCGCCCCCGGCCGCGGCGGGGCACGCGGACGACTCCGCGGGGTCCGCCGCACCCTCGGTCCCGGCCGAGCAGGAGACCGCGGCCCGGCCGAGCGCCTCGGCGGGCCAGGGCGCCCTTGGCGCCCACGGCGCCCCGGGGGCCCCGGGCGCCCCGGCCGAGGCATCCGCCGCCGGCCCCGACCTGGGAGCCGTCCGGGTGGCCTGGCCGCAGGTGCTGGAGGCGCTGAAGTCGCGCAAGCGGGTCGCCTGGATGGTGTTCGGGCAGTCCCGGCCGCTGTCGCTGTCCGAGGGCGTCCTCGCCGTGGGCGTGCCCGCGGCCGGCACGGTGGCCGGGGCCCGCCGCAGCGGCCACGACGAGCTGCTGCGACTCGCCCTGCAGGACGTGCTCGGCCTCGATGCTGCCGTCGACGTGGTCCTCGACCCGGATGCGGAGTCCGCGGCGGCCGCCCCGTCGCCGGGCGCGGCCGGCGGCCCCGCCCGCGGCTCCGAGGGGGGCGACGGTGACGCCCCGACCCGCAGCCGCGCGGCGGAGGTCCGTGCGGCCGCCCGCGCCGCCGCGGCCGACCCGGACCCCGACGCCGAGCCCGACGTACCCCGGCTGGACGACGACGACCTCGACGCCGAGGGGCTGACCGGCGAGGACCTGGTCATGCGCGAGCTCGGCGCGACGCGCATCGGCGAGATCGAGAACGGCTGA
- a CDS encoding copper chaperone PCu(A)C, with protein MSPRSLVPLAAALVLVAGGAAGCASNDSGSASSSSAAASATTAEPASSTSLTVTDPWAKAAESGMTAAFGTLVNATDADVTVVSATTSASDRTELHETVMKDGQMVMQPKEGGFVVPAGGELVLEPGGSHIMIMDLTSPVAPGDDVTVTLTLDDGSTVEFVALAKDYAGGNETYQPMDGMSEGASMSEGM; from the coding sequence GTGTCCCCCCGTTCCCTCGTCCCGCTCGCCGCGGCCCTCGTGCTGGTCGCCGGCGGTGCCGCCGGCTGCGCCAGCAACGACTCCGGCAGCGCCTCCTCGTCCTCCGCCGCCGCGAGCGCCACGACCGCAGAGCCGGCGTCCAGCACCTCCCTCACCGTCACCGACCCCTGGGCCAAGGCCGCGGAGTCGGGCATGACCGCAGCGTTCGGCACCCTCGTCAACGCGACCGACGCGGACGTCACCGTGGTCTCGGCCACGACCAGCGCCTCCGATCGCACCGAGCTGCACGAGACCGTGATGAAGGACGGCCAGATGGTGATGCAGCCCAAGGAGGGCGGCTTCGTGGTTCCGGCAGGCGGAGAGCTCGTGCTCGAGCCGGGCGGCAGCCACATCATGATCATGGACCTGACGTCGCCGGTGGCCCCGGGTGACGACGTCACGGTCACCCTCACCCTCGACGACGGGTCGACGGTGGAGTTCGTCGCGCTCGCCAAGGACTACGCGGGCGGCAACGAGACGTACCAGCCCATGGACGGGATGTCCGAGGGGGCCAGCATGTCGGAGGGGATGTGA